The sequence CGAGATCGACGCTATCGGTCCGGACCGGCAATCGAAGGGCGTCCCCCTGGACGAGGCCCGCGTCGAACCCGTGATCGCGCTCGCGCTCGACCGCCTCGCGGAGCAGTTCGCGGCTCGCGTCCAGACCCACTGCTCGCTCGGCGACGTCCGCGAGCAGTTCCGTGTGCCGCCCGTTTGCACACCCCACGTCGATGGCCGTCTCGACGTCCCGGCCCGCGATGAAATCCTGAGCCTCGGGCCACGGGTTCTCACGCTTGGTGGCGAAGTGGCCGGCGATGTAATCGTAGGTCTCGACGACCCCTCGACGGTCCGGATCGGTGTCTTCGTCGCCGGTCATCCGATCACCAGGAAGACGACGTAGGCGATGGAGACCAGCGCCGTCGCGTGCTTCGCGCCCGCCTTGATGTTACCAGATCCCATCTGCCCGGCAACGAACCCGGAGGTGAGCCCCTGGATGAGTGCGCCGTGGAAGAAGACGAGGCTATAGGCGTCCTTGTCCGCCTGCGTCACCTGCTGGACGCCGCCGGCGATGCCGCCCCCGGCGACCGGTCCCGTCCCGCCGGCCCCCATCGTTCCCGTCGGGATGGCCGGCACGAAGATGAGTTCCAGGGCCACG is a genomic window of Halanaeroarchaeum sulfurireducens containing:
- a CDS encoding class I SAM-dependent methyltransferase — encoded protein: MTGDEDTDPDRRGVVETYDYIAGHFATKRENPWPEAQDFIAGRDVETAIDVGCANGRHTELLADVAERAVGLDASRELLREAVERERDHGFDAGLVQGDALRLPVRTDSVDLAVYVATMHHLPRREDRIGSLDELARVLKPDARGLVSVWSVEHDYFQETRGFDTTVTFTMPDGTEVPRYYHIYDTVEFGEDLAASAVVVEREWVSQGNCYAVVRGADSA